ACAGCTTGTTAGCTTCTGATCTTGAAGATTTTTATCAAGAAGGTCACTTACTTTGCCTTAGTTTACTTAACCCAATTTCGTAAATGTGCTCTCTTGAATAAAATCTTGATTCTTTTTTGTACTTTCTGTTGAGAAGTTGTTTTTTATCCGAACTATATTGTAGTGGCCTCAAATCTTAGATATGTACATCCGAAGTGAGCTTACTTTAGAGCATGTTTGTAATTTCATTTTCCCTGACCTCAAAAACAGTTCTGCCATTTTTCGGTTTAAAACACGGTGTTTGCGAGCACTTCTCATTTTAAACTGGGAAAATTGTTTACAGAAGTTGCTATAATATGCAACATTTGCGAGAAATTGCTGGCTTTTGCAACTAtgttaaaaattgattttttaatAAACAAATCATAACATATAACTTAAGAAAATATCTAACATTGAGTTATTAACATATTTTTGATCTTTAACCAGAAAGTTATCAAGTTATTAAATGAAACACTAGGTGGTTTTATCACAACACTTTTTTCTTCTGAGGTTCTGTTGGCCATAGTAATGCCAAACTGGCCGTTGTTGAAATGCCTATTCTGTATGTTGTTGATGTATATTGTGATTAGATATTACTGGTTATATGTTTTTTTTTGTGATAATATAAAACACTCACAATTTGTGTCCTGTAACTGTTGCAGTTTCCGGTCTACAAATAGAATCGGTGAAACCAGCAGGCACTGCGGTTTTGGACTATAGTCAAGGTGATTACAACTCTTACCAGCAATTCGGTGGTCGTGTTAAATTACAACAGTTCTCTAAAGGCGATGGTTTAAGTTTGAGTTCAGTGCATCCGATGAGAGCATTGGAAGATGATATTGATTATGATAGTAATGCAAGTTCATCTAGCTTTGAGTTTCAAGGGGAAAGATCATTAAACAATCCCATTGGAAGGTCACACTTGAGGCCTAAATCTTCAAAGTGGAATGATGCAGAAAAATGGATAATGAATAGGCAAGTGAATCATTCAAAAAACAGCAATTTACAAAGCCAAGCGGTGCAAATGCAAGTAAAAAATGGAATCAGATTTGCTTCAGAGTCTGCTAGTAATGATAACAAGTCAGCAGTTAAGAGAGTTGATTTTTGCCAACCTGCAGAGCAAATGAGCATGGAGaagttttcttttctttcttctgAAGCTCAGCCTACTGGTCAAGGTAATGGGACAAATTTGCCAATTGATCTTTGCCCTCAAAGTAAGGATTTGGAAGCTGTGGAATCCAAGGAATCCTCGTGTACGGCTGTTTCAGGCGATGGATCAACAGGTAAAACCTATGCCTCTACTTTACTTAAATTATGTCAATGCATTGTTTTTTCTTTTGTTCCCATGTCATTTCAATAGCCCCTAAATCTGTCATGGTTTTCTCACTATATTAATCTAAATCTGGTATTTTGTTTCATCATGAAGGTCCAGTAAAAAGAGCTGTTTCAATGAGAGACATGGGAACAGAAATGACACCTATTCCAAGTCAGGAACCTTCAAGGACCACTACTCCCATGACGGCAACAACCCCAATTCGGAGCCCAACTTCTTCACTCCCATCTACTCCTCGAGGTGTACCAACCTGCACGCCTGATGATTACTTCAGTGATGTTGAGTTGAAAACTTCAACTAAGGGTGGAAACAAAGAATTATCAGAGCAAGAACTAAAACTCAAGACAAGAAAGGAGATTGTAGCTCTTGGCGTCCAACTTGGGAAGATGAATATCGCTGCCTGGGCAAGTAAGGACGAGAAGGATAACAATGCTGAAGCAGCTGAAAACAGTGAATTGGAGGAACTGCGTAGGATTGAGTTTGAGAAACGTGCAACATTATGGGAAGACGCTGAAAAATCTAAGCACAATGCAAGGTTTTATCCCTTTACCCACCCAATATAACTTGGCACGAAACTTTTCATGCTTTGTTACACAAAAATATAGGGTTTTGCTAACAAAATTAATCTCTCTAATTACAAATCAAAAATTGATCTTTGTCTTCTTAACCACAATATTGATTTTTAGATTTAAGCGGGAAGAAATCAAAATCCAAGCATGGGAGAGTCAGCAGAAAGCAAAACTTGATGCCGAGATGAGGAGATTAGAGGTATGAACCAAAGTTTTTCTATATTTTTGTAGTCGGTCATAGAATGTGATTGTTGTATAACTGTATAGTCTGAATACAATCGTAGAATACATGTGTCGCTGTATAGTTATAATTGATAGTTTAGAATCAAAGTAGAGTTACTAGTTACAGAACCACACTATACATATATATCTTGCTATTTTAGAGTTGCTGCTCTTGAACCATTGTTCAGGTACTAAATGGCATTTCATTTAAGCCCTCGAGATAATAGCCTACATAGTTTATTCTAACTCGATTACACGTATTTTTCAGTCCCAAGTTGAACAAATGAAAGCACATGCTCATGCAAAAATGGTTAAAAAGATTGCAATGGCAAGACAAAGATCAGAGGAGAAACGCATTTCAGCTGAAGCTAAGAGAAACAGTCAAAACGAGAAACTTGCTGCTCAGGCAGACTATATTCGCCAAACAGGGCGTGCCCCATCTTATCCCTACATGTGTTGTGGATAGTCTTCGATAATGGAAGCAATACTAAACTGGAAATGTCCTTCTCTATATACAAATTCTGAACAGCCTTTTTCAGTCATTCTTGTCTCATGATAAGAGGATTGCTGTCTTTTCTTTTATCCATCCATTCATATATTTACTCTGCAGGGTACAAGTTATAGATGGTCTTGATCTTGGATTGCTGCACAGCATGCACAGACAGATACTTGTATGTTCAAGAATGGATAGAATGATAGAACCCAAAATCTTGTAGTTGGTTACAGTTTGCCAATGTATATTTCCAAATTAGTTTTTGACTTAAATTGGTACTCACAATTGATCATCTTGGGTGGTGTTTGGTTCATGGATCCAGTTAATGGGATTTGAACTTTTATCCTCGTGCATTTGACTTGTGTTTGGTTGAGAGATAAATATGATTGGTATGGTAATGAATTATCATTAACCGATTGACCGGGAAAGTCATTTCTTAACATAATCCGTGGGATTTCATTACAGATCTCCGCTGGTTTCCTTCATTCGCATGCCCTGTAAACGTCCCCTTGACGGTTTAGTGGGAAGAGGAAAGCTCTGCTAGTTGCCATTAGTGTGAAAATTGAAGGCGACAAGTGGAGAACCTAGTTAAATAATTAGCTGCCATTGAAGATGAAATCGAGCTCTGTCTAGCAGGTAGCCACCGTTGCGTCTTTGTAGAACCATGAGTTTTATCTAGCTATCTAACATGAACTTACGTTTGCAACACGTTAATTGTATTAGGTACATGATGAACTGAGTTCATCTTACAGAAAGCCTCGTCTCTGCATATATTCGCGAAGGATCATAGCAGAAAAGAAACATAAACAGATAACTATTAACAGATTCAGCTTCAATTTCCACCAGAAATTTTGTTTTGAACTGTTTAGTCAATCACATTATGCAAAAATCACTATACTCAGCTTCTCTGCGAAAAGCACTTGTATATAACACGAGCACCTGCTGCACCCATGTCGCTCCAACTCCTGCTTGTGAAATCTGAGAAGCACCTTTCTCTTCCTGTTATGTCATTGTTCAAAATGTAGCTGAAAATGTTTTCTACTACTCCCATTTATATGTATATTAGGTTGGGTTGGGTCGGTTTGATCGGGTCGACGAACCTGTCAACATGTATGTATATTGAGTATCGAGtattgttgacggaggaatctggtgacaacaaagtttgaggttttTCGCTGGAATCAAGATTTATGACGGTGGTTCTTTACCGaaaaatcaagcggtgtgtggtggttgtatgttaattggtggctgagattAATTAGGGTAAGTGGTGGTTCCTTTTCAGCTCTTAACTTCTTACCACTCTCAATGTgtctacgtaccctttatatatGGATCAAACCTGACGTAGTTCTTcgggaacaagaaatctaatagGCTTAGACTTCTTATCCCTAGGCCTGGTAGAAACccatccagaatccatcttccgctagctttaggaatgttcAACTATGAAACCCAACCGTAAAGGCCCAAAGCTCGTCCacaatcgtaggacttcacggataatgcatctctctgcgcaaggataacactccgctacagctatctcccttgatttacggacgcaggtatagccacggttcaccccaaatgccagacgcgtccctgtcccccgaatgaggataacccaccagataacatgccaggtgatcccaagctcttgggtgcaaagtgcaggatgactctaaagttctccaatgaggacacccgttgaatacaataACAGAATTCCCAGAGCACACACCAGAGataaccccacatccccaatgaggtcgaggacacccgttgaatacaggaggaggccttcagtcatcaggcatacccctggagacCTTCTAACTTTTCAaggacatccccctccttgaccgtctcaaagagggaattcttcaaagatacttgcaacaaatacattagtaaaaataataTTTCCTTGCTCCTTTCCATGCATGCCTTGTCCTGAGCTCACCCTTGAAAATGCATTTCCCAAATATCGGACGCGTCCTAGGACACTAAGCGCGTCCTCACCTTCATGAAGCCTGTATTTTTCTCCAGCAACTACCTCTCCTGACTTTCCACAGAGATAGGATGCGTCCTATCCCCTAGGCGTGTACTTCAAACTTCCTTGCCACAGGACCACCCTTAGTAAACACTCCTACCGTGATGGGCGCGTCTTTATCCCCTCATATGCCACACAAGCTGAGTTTGACTCTAATTAACTCGCGTTTGATCCGCATTAATCCAATgtcaaattttgggtataacaactaccccccaaattccatttgcagttGAAAATAAAATTGGAATTTTTACTCAAAGACCACAAGAAAAATTTGGATTGTCCCTCTTTTAAACATCTAGACGCGTCCTGACCCCTGGACGCATCAAAGCTTTATATTCCCAAAATTGACCGTTGCGTGATAGCTGGTGTACACATCAGCATACCCTTTCCTCTATAAATACCCTAAAATGAAACTCACATCATTATTTTACTATCTCAACAACCGCTGTCGCTGCCGTTCAAGCAGAAGTTTTAAGTTTAAAAATCCGATGATTTAACCGGCCATTCTTCAAGTTTTCTCAGTCTATCAAACCTTCAAGTTCCAAGGTACACAAATCTTCCTTTACTTCTTCATTTTGTTGAGCCAATCGACCGCAATAAGCTGAAAATCGTTCGTGTTCCTCCTCGTTTTTTCTACTTTACTGTTCTTCATTTCTCTTTGTGTATATATCTGTGTATGTATATAATAACCTCCATATTTTGCTCTTTTGATTCTATAATCACATGTTTCTAGGGTTTTAACTAAATTTCCCCAAATTAGCCATAATCGATTGAGATTCTGCTATATTTTCACTATGATGGATGCGTCTATAACGGAGGGCGCGTCTTGTTATTGATTGCATGATTTACCCATTGTAGTTTAACTTGCTCCAACAAGAATAGAGCAGACGCGCTGTCAAACTAGGACGCGTCATATTGTTTCTTAACCTCTAACTCACTTTTTTTGCAATAGATTTTCTAGGACGTGTCCTAGCATAAAACCCGTCTTTGCACCTTTCTTTTTTATTATCTTACTTCTTTTTTTTAAGACATAAACGCGTCCTCAAAATCTTTCCCCTTCTTGTTTCAGTTGGAGGACGCGTCTTCATTTTCTCCATTCCACCCATTCAAAGTTCTCAACAAACGTCTCGGGATTTATTCCCCGCCTTCCATTTCTTTCATTCCCGAATTACCTGAACATCATAGGACGTAATCTTTCCTTGAAGCAGAATCTCGTGTATTTGAATCTTTGAAATCAAAATCTCAATCATGGCAA
This sequence is a window from Apium graveolens cultivar Ventura chromosome 9, ASM990537v1, whole genome shotgun sequence. Protein-coding genes within it:
- the LOC141684701 gene encoding uncharacterized protein LOC141684701, with product MDYDRIHKPQTGMISPSKLRMKLMGQQRKKEGSNNNSARTSPSKLEDTEFVRNSLLASDLEDFYQEVSGLQIESVKPAGTAVLDYSQGDYNSYQQFGGRVKLQQFSKGDGLSLSSVHPMRALEDDIDYDSNASSSSFEFQGERSLNNPIGRSHLRPKSSKWNDAEKWIMNRQVNHSKNSNLQSQAVQMQVKNGIRFASESASNDNKSAVKRVDFCQPAEQMSMEKFSFLSSEAQPTGQGNGTNLPIDLCPQSKDLEAVESKESSCTAVSGDGSTGPVKRAVSMRDMGTEMTPIPSQEPSRTTTPMTATTPIRSPTSSLPSTPRGVPTCTPDDYFSDVELKTSTKGGNKELSEQELKLKTRKEIVALGVQLGKMNIAAWASKDEKDNNAEAAENSELEELRRIEFEKRATLWEDAEKSKHNARFKREEIKIQAWESQQKAKLDAEMRRLESQVEQMKAHAHAKMVKKIAMARQRSEEKRISAEAKRNSQNEKLAAQADYIRQTGRAPSYPYMCCG